In Flavobacterium praedii, the DNA window ATAGACGATGATCCAGAAAGTGCTTTGCGAACAAAGGTTATTGCCAGTGAGTTTTCCGAATTAAATTTTCTCGGTACTGCAGATAATTATGCAGACGGAGTAAATCTTATTTTAGAACACATGCCCAAACTGGTTTTCTTGGAAATAGATCCTATTAATAAAAATAGCAATTTATCCTTACAGTTAATCAATGGATTATTGATGTATTTAAAGGAGTTGCCTAAAATAGTAATTACAACCAAGAAAAAAGATTTTGCATTTGATTGCATCAAATATGAAGTTATAGATTATTTGCTAAAACCATTATTAGTAATCGATTTTGTAAAATTGATTCATAAATTAAATAAAATAAATACTGATGATGAAGTATTATTGGTGCAAAGTCCAAATGCAAAGGAAAGACTAGCGCTAGAGAATTTTGAAATAAAGAAAAATAAAAAATCATTTATATTATGTGTTAAATCATATGGCGATCATAGGTATATTGATTCGGATGACATTTGTTACTTTCAAGCAGATAATAATTCTACTGATATTCATTTAAAAAGTGGTGAGATGATAACAGCTTTCAAGACATTAAAGCATTTTGAAACTGTTTTGACAAATCCCTTTATCCGAATACACAATAGTTATATTGTCAATCGAAATTACATCTCAAGAATCCATACGGGAAACTCGTTATGTTATATAAAAAAAACCACTATAAAATTGCCTTTTTCTAAATCTTACAAAACCAATGTTGACTTTATAATAGCTGAATTTGCCAATGAAAATTATATCGAAACCTAATTAATTGTCATTTGCCCTGATTTGCTATCCATTCACTATCAAACGAATACCATTGACCATAAACGCCTTTTTTTGAATTGATTATCTCGGTTTACTGTTTAGTTTTACAAAAGAATTCCAACACAAATGGAATCAAAAAAGTAAAAAATAACAACAACATAAACCCCAGAAATCATGAAAAAAGCAACTTTAACAATCGGATTATTTACATTAGTATTGGTACTAACTTCATTTGCAAATCCTACAACAGCAACGGCCTCAAATCTTGACAATACAGTCATAACTGGAATTGACGGAACTGGCGGGCAAGATGTTGGAGGAAATAAAAAAGTGGATTACAATGGTAATTCATTAATAGTTAATTCAACTAATAAAATCTTAGAAATTGATGGTAATGGAGGACAAGATGTTGGAGGAAATAAAAAAGTGGACTAAAAAGAAACCTAAATATTATTGAAAGGCTGTCATTTATTTGTCAGCCTTTTTTTATATGAAAAGTTTTAGTATTTTTGATTGATTTGAAATTCTACTATTGAAAAAACTATATTACATATGTTTACTTTTATTGGTTATTCTTTTTGGCTGTACTAAGAATAAAGTAGCCAAACAAAATTCCAGTATCTCAGAAGATAGTGTTTCTACTTATCTTACTTTGGCTAATGATGATCATTTGCCTTATGCTTACAAAAAAAAATACTCTCAAAAGGCATTGGCTATTATTTTGACTCAAAAAGACGATTCGATTAACAAAGTCAATCTCTTTAGGGTAGCCAATCGCTTTTATAATATGAGCGATTGGAAAAGCTATCTTGAAACTTCTAAACTCATTTTGGAACGTTGTGAAAAAAGCCATGATACTGTAAATATGGCTAAGGCTTATACTTATCTGGGAGATTATTATGTAGAAAAGTCTATTTCTGATACTGCTTTTTACAATTTTTTTAAAGCAGAAAAGCTTTATCTTAAACTCAATAATAATTACAATCTAGCAAAAACGTTAATAAGTAAAGCTAATTTGCAATTCAATGAAAGTGATTATTCAAATAGTGAAATAACAGTATTTAAAGCGTTGCGAGTGCTGAAAGATGGAAAAACAAATGATTTATTATACCAGTCTTATAATATTTTAGGTGTTTTATACAATGAAAGAGAAGAATATGGTAGAGCTTTAGAATACCATAATAAAGCACTAGTCAGTATTGATGATAAATCTATTCCATCAGTATTCCAATCGAAAGCGTCTTCTTTCAACAATATGGGCTATGTTTATTTGAATTTAAAAAACTACAATCAAGCAAAAAATTATTTCGAAAAAGGGCTCGAACAAGAACATTTATTCGTGGATAAACCTAAGCTATATGCAATGTTGTTGGATAATTTAGCTTATGCCAAATTTAAACTTAATGAATCTGAAGGTCTTCCTGATCAATTTTATCAAGCATTAAAAATTCGGGATAGTTTAAAAATTACATCTGGGATTATTGTAAGTAAAACTCGTTTGTCAGAATATTTCGCTTCTAAAAAGGATACCTTAAAAGCGGTTCAATATGCCAAACAAGCGCTATTACTTTCTCGTAGTACCAATCGCTTGAGAAGTATTTTGGAAGCGCTGAAACAAATGGAAGCGGTAGATCCCAAGAATGCTTCTACTTATTCCAAAGAATACATCCTTATTAATGATCGTTTGCAAAAAGCAGAACGTAAAATGGGGGAGAAGTTTTCTCGTATAGAATTTGAAACAGATGAAATAAAAGTTGAATACATTAATCTAGAGGGACAAAACAAGACACTTTTATTGATTTTTGCTTCTTTTGTGATCTTAGCGGTATTATTATATACCATTAAATTACAAAAAGTTAAACAACGCGAATTATTATTTAAGCAACAGCAGCAACAAGCCAATGCCGAGATATATAATTTATTAATCAATCAGCAAAACACAATTGAAATCAATAATATAAAAGAGAAAAAAAGAGTAGCAAGAGAATTACACGATGGTGTTTTAGGAAGAATGTTTGGAGTTCGAATTAATCTAGACAGTTTAAATAAAATTAAAGACGATTCTGGAGTAGAAAGGCGATTGAATTATTTGACAGAGCTTAAAAATATTGAACAAGATATTCGTGAAATTTCACATAACTTGAATAGAGAAAAATCAGAATTAATTAATAACTTCGTTGCTATAGTCGCTAACTTATTTGAAGAACAAAAAAAGACATATGCTTCAAAGTTTCTTGCTCACATAGACGCTGCAATTAAGTGGGAGTTTATCGATAACACTATAAAAATCAACATTTACAGAATTATTCAAGAATCTCTTCAAAATTGTAATAAATATTCTAAGGCTACAAAAATTAAAGTAGAATTTAGAAAGCAGGAAGATAATATAGTATTAAAAATAAGTGATGATGGAATTGGGTTTAATGTTTTACGTGCAAAAAAAGGTATTGGTCTTCAAAATATAAAAACAAGAACTATAGAATGTAATGGGACTCTAGATATTAAATCAAAAAAAGGAGAAGGCACGACCTTAACAATAGTAATACCAATTAAAAAAATATAAAACCTACAATATAATGATAGAGGATATTAAAGTGGAAAGATTAATTAAAAAAAATATTTTAATAGTTGACGACCATCCCTTTATAATTGACGGATATAAAAACGCAATCACCCGATATAAGCCGAATCTTTATGAATATTCATTTTCGCAAGGAAAAGATTGTAAAACAGGTTACACTATTATAACAGATCCTGACACCTTACCTTTTGATGTTGCTTTTTTAGATATAAGCATGCCGGTATATGAAGAAGAAGGCATTTATTCAGGTGAAGATTTAGCCAAATTGATCATGGAATTAATGCCTGATTGCAAAATTATCTTGCTTACCATGTTTAATGAGTTGCTGAAAATTAAAAACATTATTGATACCATAAATCCATCAGGATTGGTAATAAAAAGTGATTTAACCTTTGATGAATTGCTTTTTGGTTTTGATATTATTTTGAAAGACGAAATTTATTACAGTCACTCCGTAATTAAAATGGCCAATCAAGATATTACTGATGTTGAAGGAATTGATCAATTTGATAAGTTAATTCTTTTTCATATTTCTAAAGGAACCAAAACCAAAGACATCCCGCAATATATTCCCATTTCTTTACAAGCTATAGAAAGGCGAAAAGTAAATCTTAAAGAACTTTTTAAGATAGAAGATGGAAGTGATATCGATTTGATTCAAGAAGCAAAAGTTAGAGGGATTATTTTTTAGCTCTCCTATTAAACGAAAAACGACACTATTACAGTGTCGTTTTTCGTTTAATTGCTATCGAATTAATTTTATAATTCGCTTATGGCATCCCAACCTCTCGCTTTTAAGGGTATTTTGGTATTGGCGCGTGTTATCAGATGTATACCTTCACTTTCTTGAGTCATATGCCCAATAATGCTGAAATTTGGATTCCCTTTTATTTTTTCGAAATCTTCCATAGCAATTGTAAATAGTAATTCATAATCCTCACCGCCATTTATTGCAACTGTAGTACTATCAATATCAAATTCCTCGCAAACATTTATGAATTGGGGGTCAATTGGCAATTTGTCTTCATACAAGTTGCATCCTACGCCAGATTGTTTGCATAAATGCATAATTTCAGACGATAAGCCATCGGATATGTCGATCATTGATGTGGGTTTTATTTCTAGCGCGTGCAATAAAGTTCGAACGTCTTTTCTAGCTTCTGGTTTTAATTGACGCTCAATAAGGTAGGTGTAAGCATCCAAGTCAGGTTGTGAATTGGGGTTTACTTGAAATACTTGCTTTTCTCTTTCTAATACTTGTAATCCCATATAGGCCGCGCCAATATCACCAGTGACTACTAAAAGATCGCTTTGTTTGGCTCCATTTCTATAAACGATTTCGTTTTCATCCGCCTCACCAATGGCAGTGATACTTATGATTAATCCTTTTTGTGAAGAGGTTGTGTCTCCTCCAATTACATCAACTTTGTATTCTTGTGCTGCGTGTGTAATTCCTGCAAATAATTCTTCTAATGCTTCTAGAGGGAAACGATTGGAAACAGCAATAGAAACCGTAATTTGAGTTGGTTTAGCATTCATCGCACAAATATCCGAAACATTGACAACTACCGCTTTATACCCTAAATGCTTTAGAGGCATATAAGATAAATCAAAATGCACACCTTCTATCAATAAATCTGTTGAAATGACTACTTTTTTATCTTTGAAATCCAATACTGCGGCATCATCTCCGATCCCTTTTAGTGTTGAAGGTTGGTTGATTTCGAAGTTTTTTGTTAAATGGTCTATTAGACCAAACTCGCCTAATTGGGCTATACTGGTACGTTGAGGGGTTTTATCTTCAATCATTATAGTTGTATGTTTTTTTTTGTTTTTACAAGAAGGCAAAGGTACGAAGTTGATTATGTATTAGCTATAAATATATAGGAAAGGGAATTGTTGGTAAAAAAAAATATTTAGTTTAATGGTAGAATTAATGGTTTACGGAAAGTTGGATATGTTGTTTATTCGAATGGTTTTGCGAGCGCGTGAGGGATGGGCCAAGCTACCGAAGTAGCGGCAACAGCCCGACAGCATAAAGAGAAGTGGCCGAATATGCGGTATCTATGTTGGGCCACTTCTCTTTATGGTGGCACGCCCAACAATTTTTTATACTTGATATTTGAAATATTTTGTTTAAAAAAAATCCCATTCATTGTAAGAATGGGATTTAATTTTTTATTCCGGATCATTCATTTTGAAAGTATCCATGAAGGCAGTGGTGTACTCTCCTGCGATGTATCTAGGTTCATCCATTAATTGTCTGTGAAATGGAATAGTTGTTTTTATACCTTCGATTACAAATTCGTCTAAAGCTCTTCTCATTTTACTAATAGCTTCTTCACGAGTTTGTGCTGTAGTAATTAATTTGGCAATCATAGAATCGTAATTTGGTGGAATCGTATATCCAGAATACACATGGGTATCTAGACGTACACCGTGTCCGCCTGGCATATGAAGTGTAGTGATTTTTCCTGGTGAAGGTCTGAAGTCGTTGTAAGGATCTTCGGCATTGATACGACATTCAATAGCATGTAATTGTGGTAAGTAATTTTTACCTGAAATTGGCACGCCAGCAGCAACTAAAATTTGCTCTCTAATTAAATCGTAATCAACTACTTGTTCGGTAATAGGGTGCTCTACTTGGATACGAGTGTTCATTTCCATGAAGTAAAAGTTTCTGTGTTTGTCTACTAAAAACTCAACAGTTCCTGCACCTTCGTATTTTATATATTCTGCTGCTTTTACAGCTGCTTCACCCATTTTGGCACGTAACTCGTCGGTCATAAATGGAGAA includes these proteins:
- a CDS encoding LytR/AlgR family response regulator transcription factor, whose translation is MNYTYIIIDDDPESALRTKVIASEFSELNFLGTADNYADGVNLILEHMPKLVFLEIDPINKNSNLSLQLINGLLMYLKELPKIVITTKKKDFAFDCIKYEVIDYLLKPLLVIDFVKLIHKLNKINTDDEVLLVQSPNAKERLALENFEIKKNKKSFILCVKSYGDHRYIDSDDICYFQADNNSTDIHLKSGEMITAFKTLKHFETVLTNPFIRIHNSYIVNRNYISRIHTGNSLCYIKKTTIKLPFSKSYKTNVDFIIAEFANENYIET
- a CDS encoding tetratricopeptide repeat-containing sensor histidine kinase, whose protein sequence is MKKLYYICLLLLVILFGCTKNKVAKQNSSISEDSVSTYLTLANDDHLPYAYKKKYSQKALAIILTQKDDSINKVNLFRVANRFYNMSDWKSYLETSKLILERCEKSHDTVNMAKAYTYLGDYYVEKSISDTAFYNFFKAEKLYLKLNNNYNLAKTLISKANLQFNESDYSNSEITVFKALRVLKDGKTNDLLYQSYNILGVLYNEREEYGRALEYHNKALVSIDDKSIPSVFQSKASSFNNMGYVYLNLKNYNQAKNYFEKGLEQEHLFVDKPKLYAMLLDNLAYAKFKLNESEGLPDQFYQALKIRDSLKITSGIIVSKTRLSEYFASKKDTLKAVQYAKQALLLSRSTNRLRSILEALKQMEAVDPKNASTYSKEYILINDRLQKAERKMGEKFSRIEFETDEIKVEYINLEGQNKTLLLIFASFVILAVLLYTIKLQKVKQRELLFKQQQQQANAEIYNLLINQQNTIEINNIKEKKRVARELHDGVLGRMFGVRINLDSLNKIKDDSGVERRLNYLTELKNIEQDIREISHNLNREKSELINNFVAIVANLFEEQKKTYASKFLAHIDAAIKWEFIDNTIKINIYRIIQESLQNCNKYSKATKIKVEFRKQEDNIVLKISDDGIGFNVLRAKKGIGLQNIKTRTIECNGTLDIKSKKGEGTTLTIVIPIKKI
- a CDS encoding response regulator, translated to MIEDIKVERLIKKNILIVDDHPFIIDGYKNAITRYKPNLYEYSFSQGKDCKTGYTIITDPDTLPFDVAFLDISMPVYEEEGIYSGEDLAKLIMELMPDCKIILLTMFNELLKIKNIIDTINPSGLVIKSDLTFDELLFGFDIILKDEIYYSHSVIKMANQDITDVEGIDQFDKLILFHISKGTKTKDIPQYIPISLQAIERRKVNLKELFKIEDGSDIDLIQEAKVRGIIF
- the thiL gene encoding thiamine-phosphate kinase; this encodes MIEDKTPQRTSIAQLGEFGLIDHLTKNFEINQPSTLKGIGDDAAVLDFKDKKVVISTDLLIEGVHFDLSYMPLKHLGYKAVVVNVSDICAMNAKPTQITVSIAVSNRFPLEALEELFAGITHAAQEYKVDVIGGDTTSSQKGLIISITAIGEADENEIVYRNGAKQSDLLVVTGDIGAAYMGLQVLEREKQVFQVNPNSQPDLDAYTYLIERQLKPEARKDVRTLLHALEIKPTSMIDISDGLSSEIMHLCKQSGVGCNLYEDKLPIDPQFINVCEEFDIDSTTVAINGGEDYELLFTIAMEDFEKIKGNPNFSIIGHMTQESEGIHLITRANTKIPLKARGWDAISEL